A DNA window from Pseudarthrobacter sp. W1I19 contains the following coding sequences:
- a CDS encoding ABC transporter permease, whose protein sequence is MATMIDAPPPTVAPPKSKSAGGGLGRYILIRFLLIFPTIFILVTLVFFLMRITGDPITAAQGGRLPQEQIDALIHQAGYDRNLFIQYIEYLGNIATGNFGRTISDGRPVIEMLTTFGAATLELSINALLVALLVGIPLGMFAAHKRDKVPDAFLRLFAILCYATPVFFAGLLLKLVFSVGLGWFPVAGRASTTTELAMGRLGAPTGIYWLDALRSNDLAAFGDIVHHAVLPAVALGLLTAGVFLRLVRTNVIGTLGKDYVEAGRSRGVSEFRLVTKHAYKPALIPIITVMGLQIALMLGGAVLTETTFEWKGLGYQLAQYLTARDFVAVQGIVMLLAVIVAVTNFVVDIAAALIDPRVRY, encoded by the coding sequence ATGGCCACAATGATCGATGCGCCACCGCCAACGGTTGCGCCGCCCAAATCCAAATCCGCGGGAGGTGGCCTCGGGAGATATATCCTGATCCGCTTCCTGCTCATTTTCCCGACGATCTTCATCCTCGTCACCCTGGTCTTCTTTTTGATGCGGATCACCGGCGATCCCATCACCGCAGCCCAAGGCGGACGCCTGCCGCAGGAGCAGATTGACGCCTTGATTCACCAGGCCGGTTACGACCGGAACCTTTTTATCCAATACATCGAGTACCTCGGCAACATCGCCACAGGCAACTTCGGCAGGACCATTTCAGACGGACGGCCAGTCATTGAGATGCTGACCACCTTCGGCGCCGCCACGCTGGAACTGAGCATCAACGCCCTGCTGGTGGCTTTGCTCGTGGGGATCCCCCTTGGAATGTTCGCCGCCCACAAACGCGACAAGGTCCCGGACGCTTTCCTGCGCTTGTTCGCCATCCTTTGCTATGCCACCCCGGTCTTCTTCGCAGGCCTGCTGCTGAAGCTGGTTTTTTCCGTCGGCCTGGGCTGGTTTCCGGTCGCCGGCCGTGCCTCCACCACCACGGAGCTGGCGATGGGGAGGCTCGGAGCACCCACCGGCATCTACTGGCTGGACGCCCTGCGCAGCAACGATCTGGCAGCTTTTGGCGACATTGTCCATCACGCCGTCCTGCCCGCCGTCGCCCTGGGCCTGCTGACAGCCGGCGTCTTCCTCCGCCTGGTCCGCACTAACGTGATCGGCACCCTCGGCAAGGACTATGTTGAGGCCGGCCGTTCACGTGGGGTCAGCGAATTTCGGCTGGTGACGAAGCACGCCTACAAGCCGGCCCTGATCCCCATCATCACGGTGATGGGTCTGCAGATCGCCCTGATGCTCGGCGGTGCAGTGCTGACTGAGACAACTTTTGAGTGGAAGGGCCTCGGGTACCAGCTGGCGCAGTACCTTACGGCGCGTGATTTCGTTGCCGTCCAGGGCATCGTTATGCTCCTGGCCGTCATTGTGGCGGTCACCAATTTTGTGGTGGACATTGCCGCCGCCCTGATTGATCCGCGGGTGAGGTACTGA
- a CDS encoding ABC transporter permease: MSIDGLPHPKKPILDRIPVASHIRQSVGLQRTMLLIGVVLCAAFVVTAIFAPLLAPFGFSQISDDAGSFPAQAAPGGKHLLGTTVGGYDVLSRVIWGSQTAAAVLVAAVLMSIFLGVFLGLVSGYVGGWLDRVLVVIADAIYAFPTLLVAIVMSIAINKGQSGFWGGILACGLAITAVFVPQYFRVIRAETIRLKAEPFVESAQVVGASSARIIGRHILANATRTLPLIFTLNASEAILTLAGLGFLGFGIEPSSAAEWGFDLNKALSDASSGIWWTGVFPGLAIVLTVVGLTLVGESINDLNDPRLRGRKRASGSSPVTGANAAIAAEVRSS, translated from the coding sequence ATGAGCATCGACGGCTTGCCCCATCCCAAGAAACCGATACTTGACCGCATTCCCGTTGCATCCCACATCCGCCAAAGCGTTGGCCTGCAGCGCACGATGCTGCTCATCGGCGTCGTGCTTTGTGCCGCTTTTGTGGTGACGGCCATTTTTGCGCCGCTGCTGGCGCCCTTTGGATTTTCGCAGATTTCCGATGATGCCGGCTCTTTCCCGGCCCAGGCCGCACCCGGCGGCAAGCATCTCCTGGGAACAACTGTGGGCGGCTACGACGTCCTGTCCCGTGTTATCTGGGGATCGCAGACGGCAGCAGCAGTACTTGTCGCTGCCGTGTTGATGTCCATCTTCCTGGGAGTGTTTCTTGGACTCGTCAGCGGCTACGTTGGTGGCTGGCTGGACCGTGTCCTGGTGGTAATCGCTGACGCCATCTACGCTTTCCCCACCCTCCTTGTGGCGATCGTTATGTCCATTGCGATCAACAAGGGCCAGTCCGGATTCTGGGGTGGAATCCTCGCCTGCGGGTTAGCGATCACGGCAGTGTTCGTCCCACAGTATTTCCGGGTGATCCGTGCCGAAACCATCCGGCTCAAGGCAGAACCGTTCGTTGAATCGGCCCAGGTGGTGGGTGCATCCAGTGCAAGGATCATCGGCCGGCACATTTTGGCCAATGCCACCAGGACCCTGCCCCTGATCTTCACCCTCAACGCCTCCGAGGCCATCCTCACCCTGGCGGGCCTGGGCTTCCTGGGCTTCGGCATCGAGCCGAGTTCCGCTGCTGAATGGGGATTTGACCTCAACAAAGCACTTTCTGATGCATCTTCCGGTATCTGGTGGACGGGCGTGTTCCCCGGCCTGGCCATCGTGCTGACAGTGGTGGGACTGACCCTGGTGGGTGAGAGCATCAACGACCTGAACGATCCGCGGCTCCGGGGCCGTAAACGCGCCAGCGGCAGCTCCCCGGTGACCGGAGCGAATGCCGCCATCGCGGCAGAAGTGAGGAGTTCATGA